In one Saccharibacillus brassicae genomic region, the following are encoded:
- a CDS encoding iron-sulfur cluster biosynthesis family protein: MSFSLSMKVSPEAAALLQSKFGGHPGFIRLAYDNEGCGCSLSGAIALWIVDKAEASDLSVSSDSGLDFIVNRSDAVYFDERLSITISGFDKTSVRLASDGQSYGSSIPIQDRRTEAQIRA; the protein is encoded by the coding sequence ATGTCCTTCTCCCTCTCCATGAAAGTGTCTCCCGAAGCCGCCGCTTTGCTGCAATCGAAATTCGGCGGCCATCCCGGCTTTATCCGCCTCGCTTACGATAACGAAGGCTGCGGCTGTTCGCTGAGCGGCGCCATCGCGCTGTGGATCGTGGACAAGGCGGAAGCGTCGGATCTCTCCGTTTCTTCGGACAGCGGTCTGGACTTTATCGTGAACCGCAGCGACGCCGTCTATTTCGACGAGAGACTGTCCATCACGATCAGCGGCTTCGACAAAACGTCGGTGCGCCTCGCGAGCGACGGTCAATCGTACGGCTCCAGCATCCCGATCCAGGACCGCCGCACGGAAGCACAAATCCGCGCCTGA